The following are from one region of the Vibrio hyugaensis genome:
- a CDS encoding TIGR01212 family radical SAM protein (This family includes YhcC from E. coli K-12, an uncharacterized radical SAM protein.) produces MQLHELVNTLGQDLQRRYGEKVHKLTLHGGFSCPNRDGTIGRGGCTFCNVASFADEEVQIKSIHDQLKDRAGEIHRAKKYLAYFQAYTSTYAEVQVLKNMYEEALKAADIVGLCVGTRPDCVPDAVLDLLSDYVNQGYEIWLELGLQTAKNDTLKRINRGHDFECYADITKRARALGIKVCTHLIVGLPKETRSDNIETLRKVLEVGTDGIKLHGLHIVDGSTMAKAWRAGKLEAPELEEYVAIASEMIRMTPKEVIYHRVSSAARRPTLLSPLWCENRWLAMTEIGRALDREGAQGSLNGDPFIYSKPELKAD; encoded by the coding sequence ATGCAATTACATGAGTTGGTCAACACACTAGGTCAAGACCTTCAGCGTCGTTACGGCGAAAAAGTCCATAAGCTGACTTTACATGGTGGCTTTAGCTGCCCAAACCGCGACGGCACCATTGGTCGAGGTGGTTGCACGTTTTGTAATGTCGCGTCCTTTGCGGATGAAGAAGTCCAGATCAAAAGCATTCATGATCAATTGAAAGATCGTGCGGGAGAGATCCATCGTGCGAAAAAGTACCTTGCTTACTTCCAAGCCTATACCAGCACATACGCGGAAGTTCAGGTACTGAAAAATATGTATGAAGAAGCTCTCAAGGCCGCTGACATCGTGGGGTTGTGTGTAGGCACTCGTCCAGATTGTGTTCCTGATGCCGTATTGGATCTGTTGTCGGATTATGTCAATCAAGGTTATGAGATCTGGTTGGAATTGGGCCTTCAAACTGCCAAAAACGACACACTTAAGCGAATCAACCGAGGTCACGATTTTGAATGCTATGCCGATATCACCAAGCGCGCTCGTGCGCTAGGCATCAAAGTATGTACTCATCTTATTGTTGGTTTACCAAAAGAAACACGCAGCGATAACATTGAAACACTGCGTAAAGTCCTTGAAGTAGGCACTGATGGCATCAAGTTGCATGGCTTGCATATTGTTGATGGCAGCACGATGGCAAAGGCATGGCGTGCTGGAAAACTAGAAGCTCCAGAATTGGAAGAGTATGTAGCGATTGCCAGTGAAATGATCCGTATGACCCCTAAAGAGGTGATCTATCATCGTGTCTCTTCGGCTGCACGTCGCCCAACATTGCTCTCCCCGTTGTGGTGTGAGAACCGTTGGCTAGCAATGACAGAGATAGGAAGAGCTTTGGATCGCGAGGGGGCTCAGGGCAGTTTGAATGGTGACCCTTTCATCTATAGTAAGCCAGAATTAAAGGCAGATTGA